A window of Rubricoccus marinus contains these coding sequences:
- the dapB gene encoding 4-hydroxy-tetrahydrodipicolinate reductase produces the protein MKLALVGTGRMGQAVEAVALERGHEIVSRFDEARPLLDSRDPETLHGAEVCIDFTAPDLALDHLHQYAFWGADAVVGTTGWYDDLPKVEEWVEEGQNGVLYAPNFSLGVALVVRALQGMLPLLDELDDYDAWVHELHHTGKVDSPSGTALHLANTLLAGLSRKTRVEPETQHGAISPEALHVSSTRAGHIFGEHTVGLDSAVDQITVTHRAKDRRAFASGAVRAAEWVRGKTGLFTLDDMLEDWGPVGSRQ, from the coding sequence ATGAAGCTCGCATTGGTAGGAACCGGCCGGATGGGCCAGGCCGTCGAGGCCGTCGCGCTGGAGCGCGGCCACGAGATCGTGTCGCGCTTCGACGAGGCGCGCCCCCTTCTGGACTCGCGCGATCCCGAGACGCTCCACGGCGCCGAGGTCTGCATCGACTTCACCGCGCCCGATCTCGCGCTCGACCACTTGCATCAGTACGCCTTCTGGGGCGCCGACGCCGTCGTCGGCACGACGGGCTGGTACGACGACCTCCCGAAGGTGGAGGAGTGGGTCGAGGAGGGCCAGAACGGCGTGCTCTACGCGCCCAATTTCTCGCTCGGCGTCGCGCTCGTCGTCCGCGCGCTCCAGGGCATGCTCCCGCTTCTAGACGAGCTGGACGACTACGACGCGTGGGTCCACGAGCTCCACCACACAGGCAAGGTGGACAGCCCGAGCGGGACCGCGCTTCACCTCGCGAACACGCTTCTGGCGGGCCTCTCGCGCAAAACGCGCGTCGAGCCCGAGACGCAGCACGGGGCGATCTCGCCAGAGGCGCTCCACGTCAGCAGCACGCGCGCGGGGCACATCTTCGGCGAGCACACCGTGGGGCTGGACAGCGCCGTGGACCAGATCACCGTCACGCACCGCGCCAAAGACCGCCGGGCGTTCGCCTCTGGCGCCGTGCGCGCGGCCGAGTGGGTGCGTGGCAAGACCGGCCTGTTCACGCTCGACGACATGCTGGAGGACTGGGGGCCGGTGGGGAGTCGCCAGTAG
- a CDS encoding mechanosensitive ion channel family protein, producing the protein MTRPLRSLRLPFLFAVLLGIAYAAYYALTPEAVFASADHGLTATAAQRWLLAAFLTAAGVLGVQAVRFFVLDALFIRSQGHRAPALLHAVVAMVLYFVLGLLIAGGVFGQSLTGAIATSAVASVVLGLALQETLGNFFAGISLQIEQPFRLGDVLEANGQTGRVEAFNWRATTLKTVNDSRVVIPNALIAREPVEVFGRSQTVRRLLPLSGPYGTPPQTIGRVVLSAIVGVPGISERPAPQVRLASFDDSSITYDLLYWVDDYFRVASVDALVRERVWYAFAREDISIPFPHEVQVPYVPAAPAEEDPVEERARWLGEIPLLAPLAAEERQRLARGARTLLYGPGETILRAGSEGGSMFVVLRGRVEIRLPQEDGRRVRVAEVASGEVIGEMSLLTGDPRSADARAIGEVELIEVRRAEMKLLLAENEALADALAAEASLRLDQRADALARADAETEGPTTQASLLQRIRRFFELG; encoded by the coding sequence ATGACCCGACCGCTCCGCTCGCTCCGGCTCCCGTTCCTGTTCGCGGTCCTTTTGGGTATCGCGTACGCCGCGTATTACGCGCTCACGCCAGAGGCCGTCTTCGCCTCGGCCGACCACGGCCTGACGGCTACGGCGGCGCAGCGGTGGCTTCTGGCCGCGTTCCTGACCGCCGCGGGCGTGCTGGGCGTGCAGGCAGTCCGGTTTTTCGTGCTGGACGCGCTGTTTATCCGCTCACAGGGGCACCGTGCGCCCGCGCTGCTTCACGCCGTCGTGGCGATGGTGCTGTACTTCGTGCTGGGGCTCCTCATCGCGGGCGGCGTGTTTGGGCAGAGCCTGACGGGGGCCATCGCGACGAGCGCCGTCGCGTCGGTCGTGCTCGGCCTCGCGCTGCAGGAGACGCTGGGCAACTTCTTCGCGGGCATCTCGCTTCAGATCGAGCAGCCGTTCCGCCTGGGCGACGTGCTAGAGGCCAACGGGCAGACAGGCCGCGTAGAGGCCTTCAACTGGCGAGCGACGACGCTAAAAACCGTCAACGACTCGCGCGTCGTGATCCCTAACGCGCTGATCGCGCGAGAGCCCGTGGAGGTCTTCGGACGCAGCCAGACCGTCCGACGACTGCTGCCTCTTTCCGGGCCGTACGGCACGCCCCCGCAGACGATCGGGCGCGTCGTCCTGAGCGCCATTGTGGGCGTTCCCGGGATCTCGGAGCGCCCCGCGCCACAGGTGCGCCTCGCCTCGTTCGACGACTCCTCCATCACGTACGACCTCCTCTACTGGGTGGACGACTACTTCCGGGTCGCGAGCGTGGACGCGCTTGTGCGCGAGCGCGTGTGGTACGCCTTTGCGCGCGAGGACATCTCCATCCCCTTCCCCCACGAGGTGCAGGTGCCGTACGTGCCAGCAGCGCCGGCGGAGGAGGACCCCGTGGAGGAGCGCGCCCGCTGGCTGGGCGAGATACCGCTCTTGGCGCCTCTGGCGGCGGAGGAGCGCCAGAGGCTCGCCCGCGGCGCGCGAACGCTGCTGTACGGCCCTGGCGAGACGATCCTCCGCGCCGGCAGCGAGGGCGGGAGCATGTTCGTGGTCCTGCGCGGCCGCGTCGAGATCCGCCTGCCGCAAGAGGACGGCCGCCGCGTGCGCGTGGCCGAGGTGGCCTCTGGCGAGGTCATCGGCGAGATGTCGCTCCTGACCGGGGACCCGCGCTCGGCCGACGCCCGCGCCATCGGCGAGGTGGAGCTCATCGAGGTGCGGCGCGCGGAGATGAAGCTGCTCCTGGCCGAGAACGAGGCGCTCGCCGACGCCCTCGCCGCCGAGGCCAGCCTCCGCCTGGACCAGCGCGCCGACGCCCTCGCGCGCGCCGATGCCGAGACCGAGGGGCCGACCACGCAGGCCTCGCTCTTGCAGCGCATCCGGCGCTTTTTCGAGCTGGGCTAG
- a CDS encoding nuclear transport factor 2 family protein, whose translation MKTSTPAESLENYLAAWNATDADDCSARLLAGCAPDVVLLDPNAERPLNGWAAVASHIAYFRERHGHRMEPTGHIDAHHGVCRLPWRLADGDDVHSTGVLIADAAGDGRLQRILHFVDAPAPTPSAN comes from the coding sequence ATGAAAACGTCTACCCCTGCCGAGTCGCTGGAGAACTACCTCGCCGCCTGGAACGCGACCGACGCCGACGATTGCTCGGCGCGTCTCCTCGCCGGCTGCGCGCCCGATGTCGTCCTTCTGGACCCCAACGCCGAGCGGCCGCTGAACGGCTGGGCTGCCGTGGCCTCCCACATCGCGTACTTCCGCGAGCGCCACGGCCACCGCATGGAGCCCACGGGCCACATCGACGCGCACCACGGCGTTTGCCGCCTCCCGTGGCGCTTAGCTGATGGTGACGACGTGCACTCCACCGGCGTCCTGATCGCCGATGCCGCGGGGGACGGCCGCCTTCAGCGCATCCTGCACTTCGTGGACGCGCCCGCTCCCACGCCCTCCGCGAACTAG
- a CDS encoding MATE family efflux transporter — MLHPGRPPRFVRGGRFFVPPPEASGLLMRLSPTDREIAALAVPALGALAADPLVSLVDTAFVGQTGVVPLAALGVCTAVFGFAFLAFNFLAYGTTPLVAGAHARGEGDEVSRLVWHALALALGAGLLAMAALEVFAVPVLRVMGASGALLDEALVYLRIRALAAPAVLVIMVGHGAFRGAQDTRTPLWVTLGLNLVNLVLDPLLIFGLGWGLAGAAWATVIAQASGAGVFVWLLLRGTRTAPPVRRQRLQWAVIRPLVQIGGDLALRVALLVGTLTFATAVAARLGTRAVAAHQVARELWLFLALVVDALAVAGQALVARYRGMDEMAKAREVSDRLLAFGLVTGAALGIAFWLGGPWLIGLFTDDPEVASGVAMLFPFVAAMQPLNALVFVWDGVFMGAERFRFLALAMCVSALVGCAVIALVLPLGLGLAGVWWGITAFMAARLATLAVGYRGLWRAAA, encoded by the coding sequence ATGCTCCACCCCGGACGGCCGCCGCGCTTCGTGCGTGGCGGCCGTTTTTTTGTGCCGCCGCCAGAGGCCTCTGGCCTCCTTATGCGCCTGAGCCCCACCGACCGAGAGATCGCCGCGCTCGCCGTCCCCGCGCTCGGCGCGCTGGCGGCAGACCCGCTGGTGTCGCTTGTCGACACCGCGTTCGTGGGGCAGACCGGCGTCGTGCCTCTGGCGGCGCTCGGGGTCTGCACTGCTGTGTTCGGGTTCGCGTTCCTGGCGTTCAACTTCCTCGCGTACGGGACCACGCCGCTCGTAGCCGGCGCCCACGCCAGAGGCGAAGGCGACGAAGTGAGCCGGCTGGTGTGGCATGCGCTGGCGCTCGCGCTCGGCGCCGGGCTTCTCGCGATGGCGGCCCTGGAGGTGTTCGCCGTGCCCGTTCTGCGCGTGATGGGCGCCTCTGGCGCGCTCTTGGACGAGGCGCTGGTGTACCTCCGGATCCGCGCGCTGGCCGCGCCGGCCGTGCTCGTCATCATGGTGGGCCACGGCGCGTTCCGAGGCGCGCAGGACACGCGGACGCCGCTGTGGGTCACGCTCGGCCTCAACCTCGTCAACCTCGTTCTCGACCCGCTGCTCATCTTCGGGCTGGGCTGGGGGCTCGCCGGGGCCGCGTGGGCCACGGTGATCGCCCAGGCCTCTGGCGCGGGCGTGTTCGTGTGGCTCCTCCTGCGCGGCACGCGCACCGCGCCGCCGGTCCGGCGCCAGAGGCTGCAGTGGGCCGTGATCCGGCCGCTCGTGCAGATCGGGGGAGACCTCGCGCTGCGGGTGGCTCTGTTGGTGGGCACGCTGACGTTCGCGACTGCCGTCGCCGCGCGGCTGGGCACGCGGGCGGTGGCGGCGCACCAGGTGGCGCGTGAGCTGTGGCTGTTCCTCGCGCTGGTCGTGGACGCCCTCGCGGTCGCCGGGCAGGCGCTAGTGGCGCGCTACCGCGGCATGGACGAAATGGCGAAGGCCCGCGAGGTCTCCGACCGGCTTCTGGCGTTCGGGCTCGTCACCGGCGCCGCGCTCGGCATCGCGTTCTGGCTCGGGGGACCGTGGCTGATCGGCCTGTTCACGGACGACCCCGAGGTGGCCTCTGGCGTGGCGATGCTGTTCCCCTTTGTAGCCGCGATGCAGCCGTTGAACGCGCTCGTGTTCGTGTGGGACGGCGTGTTCATGGGCGCCGAGCGCTTCCGCTTTCTCGCCCTCGCGATGTGCGTGTCCGCGCTCGTGGGCTGCGCGGTGATCGCGCTGGTCCTCCCGCTGGGCCTCGGGCTGGCGGGCGTGTGGTGGGGCATCACCGCGTTTATGGCTGCCCGGCTGGCCACGCTCGCGGTTGGCTACCGGGGCCTCTGGCGCGCCGCCGCATGA
- a CDS encoding NAD-dependent epimerase/dehydratase family protein, with the protein MLDSRLTVAIAGATGFVGAALRESLAEDYRVVGLTRSPNKAAQREPGDPVEWRHCDLYSLLQLEQALEGVDIAIYLVHSMLPSSRLTQGTFADLDLVLADNFARAAETAGLRQIIYLGGLLPPETDDLSRHLRSRWEVERTLGAHATPVTTLRAGLVIGPGGSSLGILVNLVRRLPAMVLPSWTDSDTQPIALRDVIRAIRLVLDAPQACTGHFDIGGPSPMSYREMMQRAADVMGFERPMVGVPVITPKLSTLWISLITGSPRALAGPLVASLRHDMVVTDNPVQQAIAPEALSFEEALDGALDEDSRLLPDPRRSHRKSDDRAIKSAQLVRSVQRFDLPPGRTAQWAGMEYMRWLDDFAGPIIRVRVKASGESPHRARGDTSLEADATSGEVTARFYATPLPKPVLELTYSPDRSHPDRALFYVTGGLLYDAEAGSRARLEFRSVLDGRCLIAAIHDFAPRLPWGLYRLTQAVAHLFVMRQFGRHLSRLRARAREESEG; encoded by the coding sequence ATGCTGGACTCCCGCCTCACCGTCGCGATTGCGGGGGCCACAGGCTTTGTCGGCGCGGCCCTGCGCGAGTCGCTCGCTGAGGACTACCGCGTGGTCGGGCTGACGCGTTCGCCCAACAAAGCGGCGCAGCGCGAGCCGGGCGATCCCGTGGAGTGGCGCCACTGCGACCTGTACTCGCTGCTCCAGCTGGAGCAGGCGCTGGAGGGCGTGGACATCGCGATCTACCTCGTCCACTCCATGCTGCCGTCCTCGCGGCTCACGCAGGGCACGTTCGCGGACCTCGACCTCGTGCTCGCGGACAACTTCGCGCGAGCCGCCGAGACCGCCGGGCTTCGGCAGATCATCTACCTCGGCGGCCTGTTGCCGCCCGAGACGGACGACCTCTCGCGCCACCTCCGCAGCCGCTGGGAAGTGGAGCGGACGCTCGGTGCGCACGCCACGCCGGTTACGACGCTCCGCGCCGGGCTCGTGATCGGGCCGGGGGGCTCGTCGCTCGGCATCCTCGTCAACCTCGTCCGCCGCCTGCCCGCGATGGTCCTCCCCTCGTGGACTGATTCTGACACGCAGCCCATCGCGCTGCGCGACGTGATCCGCGCGATCCGGCTCGTGCTCGACGCGCCACAGGCGTGCACGGGGCACTTCGACATCGGCGGGCCCAGCCCGATGTCGTACCGCGAGATGATGCAGCGTGCCGCCGACGTGATGGGCTTCGAGCGTCCCATGGTGGGCGTGCCCGTGATCACGCCCAAGCTGTCCACGCTGTGGATCAGCCTTATCACCGGAAGCCCGCGCGCCCTCGCCGGGCCGCTCGTGGCCAGCCTCCGGCACGACATGGTGGTCACGGACAACCCCGTGCAGCAGGCCATCGCGCCAGAGGCGCTCTCGTTCGAGGAGGCCCTGGACGGCGCTCTGGACGAGGACAGCCGCCTCCTTCCCGATCCGCGGCGCTCGCACCGCAAGTCCGACGACCGCGCCATCAAGAGCGCCCAACTGGTCCGATCGGTTCAGCGCTTCGACCTCCCGCCCGGGCGGACGGCGCAGTGGGCAGGCATGGAGTACATGCGCTGGCTCGACGACTTCGCGGGCCCCATCATCCGCGTCCGCGTCAAAGCCTCTGGCGAGAGCCCGCACCGCGCCCGAGGTGACACCAGCCTCGAAGCCGACGCCACCTCTGGCGAGGTCACGGCCCGGTTCTACGCCACGCCGCTGCCCAAGCCCGTGTTGGAGCTGACGTACTCGCCGGACCGGAGCCACCCGGACCGCGCGCTGTTCTACGTCACGGGCGGCCTGCTCTACGACGCCGAGGCGGGATCGCGCGCGCGCCTGGAGTTCCGCTCGGTCCTGGACGGCCGGTGCCTGATCGCGGCGATCCACGACTTCGCGCCGAGGCTCCCGTGGGGACTGTACCGGCTGACGCAGGCCGTGGCGCACCTGTTCGTGATGCGGCAGTTCGGCCGGCACCTCTCGCGGCTGCGCGCACGAGCGCGCGAGGAAAGCGAGGGCTAG
- the dapA gene encoding 4-hydroxy-tetrahydrodipicolinate synthase codes for MGPSRQMLFRGIAPALVTPFDASGAIDEAAFRRIIDFTIDGSGGHAGVEALVVLGTTGENPTVTHDERKRLVDLALEHTAGRVPVIVGTGTNNTAQSVAFSQEAAASGADGLLVVGPYYNKPTPEGVRGHVSAIADATDCPIVLYNVPGRTGSNLTAETTLMVAEAVPSVVGVKEASGNLNQVADILAHRPEGVAVYSGDDDLTVPMLALGADGLVSVIANAVPGAISEMVRLGLAGEFEGARVLHFHLLDAMRASFHEANPGPVKAVLAEMGLMENALRLPLAPLSDAARGGVMDAYRSHLAPPATTPAAR; via the coding sequence ATGGGACCGTCCCGCCAGATGCTCTTCCGCGGCATCGCGCCCGCGCTCGTCACCCCGTTCGACGCCTCGGGCGCGATCGACGAGGCCGCGTTCCGCCGCATCATCGACTTCACCATCGACGGCTCCGGCGGCCACGCCGGCGTCGAAGCCCTCGTCGTGCTGGGCACGACGGGCGAGAACCCGACGGTCACGCACGACGAGCGCAAGAGGCTCGTCGACCTCGCGCTGGAGCACACCGCCGGGCGCGTGCCCGTCATCGTCGGCACGGGCACGAACAACACCGCGCAGTCGGTGGCTTTCTCGCAAGAGGCGGCGGCCTCCGGCGCGGACGGCCTGCTCGTCGTCGGCCCGTACTACAACAAGCCGACGCCAGAGGGCGTGCGCGGCCACGTGAGCGCCATCGCTGACGCGACGGACTGCCCCATCGTGCTGTACAACGTGCCCGGCCGCACGGGCTCCAACCTCACCGCCGAGACCACGCTGATGGTGGCGGAGGCGGTCCCGAGCGTGGTCGGCGTTAAGGAGGCCAGCGGCAACCTCAACCAGGTCGCGGACATCCTCGCGCACCGGCCCGAGGGCGTCGCCGTCTATTCCGGCGACGACGACCTCACGGTCCCCATGCTCGCGCTCGGTGCCGACGGGCTCGTAAGCGTGATCGCCAACGCCGTCCCGGGCGCCATCAGCGAGATGGTCCGGCTGGGCCTCGCGGGCGAATTCGAGGGCGCCCGCGTCCTCCACTTCCACCTTCTCGACGCCATGCGCGCGAGCTTCCACGAGGCCAACCCCGGGCCCGTCAAAGCCGTCCTCGCCGAGATGGGCCTGATGGAGAACGCCCTCCGCTTGCCTCTGGCGCCGCTCTCGGACGCCGCAAGAGGCGGCGTGATGGACGCGTACCGCTCCCACTTGGCGCCCCCTGCCACCACCCCCGCCGCGCGATGA
- the thrA gene encoding bifunctional aspartate kinase/homoserine dehydrogenase I produces MPLPFTVAKFGGTSVGTPERVRGVVRLTPEAGSERRVVVVSAFGGVTDDLLAAIQHAVDRTGEHRDRLGSIRKRHTDALAVLTPEGERGPLAERLDAIWTQVGELLDGVSLLRECTPRVRAAIITAGERASAPLVASAFRAAGVEAVDLDASGLVRTDARFDEATVDMEATRELVREAFENVPPEAVAVVTGFVGSTEDGVRTTLGRSGSDYTATILGGALDAREVVIWTDVSGVLSADPRIVPEAFTLPRLSYGAAAELAHFGAKVLHPRTMRPLANARIPLRIANTLAPEDAGTTVGPMDDAGPGRIDAVTAVRSAALVRVTGTASLEVPDLAARVFGPLAESEIPVFLVAQASAEGSLCLAVREADAARTVATLRQRLAREIERGDVLGVEAEGGAAVVAAVGAHLEGAPGLAGRLFATLGRAHVNVRAIAQGASAHTISCAVADADAVAAITALHEAFALRRIRAHVAVIGAGTLGRRLLRLLGERQDALLAGDLNLRLVGLANSSRLLLDPAGLEPSTAPDALAGAPEADLDAVVERLAGARVERLVVVDATPSGAVAARHADLLRAGVAVVTPNKAATAMPLEAWRQTHAAAREGEVPYLYEAAVGAGLGVVARLRDLVRTGARVLAIEGVLSGTLSYVLTRMRAGARFSEAVREAHEAGYTEPDPREDLSGRDVALKLSLLAREVGLDVNPEDAQLESLVPDALRGVPLATFWERLPESDDAWAERIAAVGGGEVQYVGRLAEGGAIRAGAEAVRAEAGSLLAALRPSEIAIVVHTERTGDHPIFFQGPGASADVTAAVLLADIVRAAELMR; encoded by the coding sequence ATGCCCCTCCCGTTCACCGTCGCCAAGTTTGGCGGCACGTCCGTGGGCACGCCCGAGCGCGTGCGCGGCGTGGTCCGCCTCACGCCAGAGGCGGGCTCCGAGCGCCGCGTGGTCGTGGTCAGCGCCTTTGGGGGCGTCACCGATGACCTCCTGGCCGCGATCCAGCACGCCGTGGACCGCACGGGCGAGCACCGGGACCGCTTGGGATCCATCCGCAAGCGGCACACCGACGCGCTCGCTGTCCTCACGCCAGAGGGCGAGCGCGGGCCTCTGGCGGAGCGCCTGGACGCCATCTGGACGCAGGTTGGTGAGCTTCTCGATGGCGTCTCGCTCCTGCGCGAGTGCACGCCACGCGTCCGCGCGGCCATTATCACGGCCGGCGAGCGTGCCAGCGCGCCGCTCGTAGCCTCGGCGTTCCGCGCCGCAGGCGTTGAGGCCGTGGACCTGGACGCCAGCGGCCTCGTCCGCACAGACGCGCGCTTCGACGAGGCGACCGTGGACATGGAGGCGACGCGCGAGCTGGTGCGCGAGGCGTTCGAGAACGTGCCGCCAGAGGCCGTCGCGGTCGTGACCGGCTTCGTGGGGAGCACCGAGGACGGCGTGCGGACCACGCTCGGCCGCTCGGGCTCGGACTACACCGCGACCATCCTCGGCGGCGCGCTGGACGCCCGCGAGGTCGTGATCTGGACCGACGTGAGCGGCGTGCTCTCCGCCGACCCGCGCATCGTGCCCGAGGCGTTTACGCTCCCGCGCCTGAGCTACGGCGCCGCGGCTGAGCTCGCGCACTTCGGTGCCAAGGTGCTCCACCCGCGGACGATGCGGCCTCTGGCGAACGCGCGCATCCCGCTCCGCATCGCCAACACCCTCGCGCCAGAGGACGCCGGGACGACGGTCGGGCCGATGGACGACGCCGGGCCGGGCCGCATCGACGCCGTCACGGCGGTGCGCAGCGCGGCGCTCGTGCGCGTGACCGGCACGGCGTCTCTGGAGGTGCCGGACCTCGCCGCCCGCGTGTTCGGGCCTCTGGCGGAGTCCGAGATCCCGGTCTTTCTCGTCGCGCAGGCGTCGGCGGAGGGCAGCCTGTGCCTCGCCGTCCGCGAGGCCGACGCCGCACGCACCGTGGCGACGCTGCGCCAGAGGCTCGCGAGAGAGATCGAGCGCGGCGACGTGCTGGGCGTGGAGGCAGAGGGCGGGGCCGCCGTGGTCGCAGCCGTCGGGGCGCACCTCGAAGGCGCGCCGGGGCTGGCCGGCCGGCTGTTCGCCACGCTCGGGCGCGCCCACGTCAACGTCCGCGCCATCGCGCAGGGCGCCAGCGCGCACACCATCTCGTGCGCCGTCGCGGACGCCGACGCCGTGGCGGCCATCACGGCCTTGCACGAGGCGTTCGCGCTGAGGCGGATCCGCGCCCACGTCGCCGTGATCGGGGCGGGCACGCTGGGGCGGCGCCTCTTGCGCCTTCTCGGCGAGCGGCAGGACGCGCTGCTCGCCGGTGACCTCAACCTCCGCCTCGTCGGCCTCGCGAACTCCTCGCGCCTGCTCCTCGACCCGGCCGGGCTGGAGCCCAGCACCGCACCGGATGCTCTCGCAGGGGCGCCAGAGGCCGACCTCGATGCCGTGGTGGAGCGCCTCGCGGGGGCCCGCGTCGAGCGTCTCGTCGTGGTCGACGCCACGCCGAGCGGGGCCGTCGCCGCCCGCCACGCTGACCTGCTCCGCGCGGGCGTAGCCGTGGTGACGCCCAACAAGGCCGCGACCGCGATGCCTCTGGAGGCGTGGAGGCAGACGCACGCTGCCGCCCGTGAGGGCGAGGTCCCGTACCTCTACGAAGCCGCCGTCGGCGCCGGCCTCGGCGTCGTGGCCCGCCTGCGCGATCTGGTGCGGACCGGCGCGCGCGTGCTCGCCATCGAGGGCGTGCTCTCGGGCACGCTCTCCTACGTGCTCACGCGGATGCGCGCGGGCGCCCGCTTTTCCGAGGCCGTGCGCGAGGCCCACGAGGCGGGCTACACCGAGCCGGACCCCCGCGAGGACCTCTCGGGCCGCGACGTCGCGCTCAAGCTTTCGCTGCTCGCGCGCGAGGTCGGGCTGGACGTCAACCCGGAGGACGCGCAACTGGAGAGCCTCGTCCCCGACGCGCTCCGCGGCGTGCCCCTCGCCACGTTCTGGGAGCGCCTCCCGGAGTCCGACGACGCCTGGGCCGAGCGGATCGCCGCCGTCGGCGGGGGCGAGGTGCAGTACGTGGGCCGCCTCGCCGAAGGCGGCGCGATCCGCGCCGGCGCCGAGGCCGTCCGCGCCGAAGCCGGCTCCCTTCTCGCCGCGCTCCGCCCCTCCGAGATCGCCATCGTGGTGCACACGGAGCGGACCGGCGACCACCCCATCTTTTTCCAGGGCCCCGGCGCCAGCGCCGACGTGACCGCCGCCGTCCTCCTCGCCGACATCGTCCGCGCCGCCGAACTCATGCGGTAG
- a CDS encoding 2,3,4,5-tetrahydropyridine-2,6-dicarboxylate N-succinyltransferase gives MTDLQTRLDALTSQDSPDRDDARAAVSDLLDALEAGEARSAERDASGLWRANGWVKRGILLGFRVGAIVDQSVGPFAFFDKDTYPTQAFSPQAGVRIVPGGSTVRRGSYLAPGVVCMPPMYVNVGAYVDSGTMVDSHALVGSCAQIGKDVHLSAAAQVGGVLEPIGMAPVVIEDGVFVGGGCGVYEGTVVRENAVLAAGVILTRSSRVYDLANETTLRASGDAPLEIPAGAVVVPGTRAVDSDFGREHGLSLSAPMIVKYRDASTDASTTLEEALR, from the coding sequence ATGACCGACCTCCAGACCCGCCTCGACGCTCTCACTTCCCAGGACTCTCCCGACCGCGACGACGCCCGCGCGGCCGTCTCGGACCTGCTCGACGCGCTGGAAGCGGGCGAGGCCCGCTCCGCCGAACGCGACGCCAGCGGCCTCTGGCGCGCCAACGGGTGGGTCAAGCGCGGCATCCTGCTCGGCTTCCGCGTCGGCGCGATCGTGGATCAGTCCGTGGGGCCGTTCGCCTTTTTCGACAAGGACACGTACCCCACCCAGGCGTTCTCACCCCAGGCCGGCGTGCGCATCGTGCCCGGCGGGTCGACGGTCCGCCGCGGGTCGTACCTCGCGCCCGGCGTCGTCTGCATGCCGCCGATGTACGTCAACGTCGGCGCCTACGTGGACAGCGGCACGATGGTGGACAGCCACGCGCTCGTGGGGAGCTGCGCGCAGATCGGTAAGGACGTGCACCTCTCGGCCGCTGCCCAGGTCGGCGGCGTGCTGGAGCCCATCGGCATGGCGCCGGTCGTGATCGAGGACGGCGTGTTCGTCGGCGGCGGCTGCGGCGTCTATGAGGGCACCGTCGTGCGCGAAAACGCCGTCCTGGCCGCGGGCGTCATCCTCACGCGGAGCTCCCGCGTCTACGACCTCGCCAACGAGACCACGCTGCGGGCCTCTGGCGACGCGCCGCTGGAGATCCCCGCGGGCGCCGTCGTCGTGCCGGGCACGCGCGCGGTCGATTCCGACTTCGGCCGCGAGCACGGCCTCTCGCTCTCGGCGCCGATGATCGTCAAGTACCGCGACGCGAGCACGGACGCGAGCACGACCCTGGAAGAGGCGCTGCGGTAG